In Bradyrhizobium symbiodeficiens, the genomic stretch TCCCGCCGCCCGCGTCATCGTCAGCGCGATGCGACGCGCTTCCATCGTGCTTCGATGCGAGCCTTGATCTGGCTGACCCGGGCCTCGTGGGCGGCCCAATAGGCGCGGCTGGCGGCCGCGGTGCCGTGACGATAGCGAGCATAGACCGTTTTGGGTTGCGCCGATAGCTTCGGGCGGCTCGCCGGTTTGGCCGGAGCTGCAGCCGCAACAGCGATCGGGCGCGGAGGCGCCGGATCCGGAACAGCCGCCACTTCAGTCCCCACCGAGGTCGAGTTCATGGCGACAAGACGGTTACGGGCGCGGTTGCAATGGACCTGCGACCGCGCGGTCATCGCTTCCTCGCCATGACTCGCCCGGTATTTCATGAGGGCGCGGCAGATGTCCCCGCCGGCGAGGCGCCAGGCCCGGCTGAGATAAAGCACCCCATAATGGATGTTGATGTCGGGTTCGGCGAGTTCCGCATCGCTGCCCCGGAAACCCAGCATCGCCGCCGTCTCGGGCCGGACCTGCATCAGGCCGATCTCGCCGACGCTGCCGATGACGGCCGAATTGTAGCCGCTTTCGACGAAGACGACCGCCTCGGCGATATCGGCCGGTAAATTGGTGTTTGCGGTTTCTCGCTCGATGATCTTCCGGATCATGGCCCGGGATGACGGCGTTTCGCCGGCCCCGAGCTCCGTGTTGCCGTCTCCGGCGTGCGCGCAGAGCGGAGCCGACAACAGCAACACGACCGCCACGTGTCGCCACGTCGCGCCGAGATGGAAGCATGCCCGATCCCACAGCATGGCTCCGTCATAGAGCTCCGGAGTTAACAAACGGCCTCCGACGCACGGCGGCTAGCGCGCGCGGGCGCTCTGGTCGGTGGGCGCGGGTTCAGCCAGCCGGTCGTCGACCGCATAGAGCGTGCAGGTCCGCGACCATTTCATGCAGGCGGCCAGCGAGTCGCGCCGGGCGTCGTCGGCCGTAATGTGCCCCGAGCGCCAGCCGTAGCCGCCGTTCGGCGACACCGCGAACGCCTTGTGCGGCAGCATGCTGGCGAGATAGCGCGCGAATTCGGTCCGCGCGGCCTCGTTGAGCTGGCGCGGCGGCGGCAGTGGGTCGGGCGGGCTCAGGATGTCGCGACTGAGGATGCTGCGCTCGCGCAGGAAGGCGTCGACATAGGGCGTCCATTGCGCACGGCTCGCCACCGCATAGAGGTAGTGACCGTCGTCGCCGAACGGCGGCGCCGCGATGAATTTTGCCTTGCCGCCAGCGGTACGGAATCCGTCATGGAGGCGGCGCGCGAGGTCGGGGCCGAAATAGGAATCGTTGGTCGCATAGACCCAGAGTGTCGGCACGCGCGAGGTCTTGCCGAAGGCGGCGAAGGCCTGCACCAGTCCGTCGGGATTGCAGACGTCGTCGTCGTCGCGCGAGCCGCGGCCGCCGGCGAAGTTGATCGCGGCGACGAGACCCGCCGGCGCCTGCGCGGTGAGCGCGATCGTTGCGAGCCCGCCGGCGGAATGGCCGGCCGCGATCATGCCCGTCGTCGTGACGTCGGCCCGGCGCGCCATCGCATCGATCGCGGCGCGCAGGTCGGCAACCGCGACCGCAGCCGCGGGCAGATAGGCGGCCTTCGCGCAGCCGCCGACGCTGTCGACGCGTCCGCCGGGCGAGGTGCCGTAGCCGCGCCGCATCACGATCAGCGCCGCAAAGCCGCGCCGGGCGTATTCGAGCGCGATGCCGTAATATTTGTGCGCGGACATGGTGGCGCGGTCGTCGAAGCTGCGCGGCGAGCCGTGGCTGAGCAGCGCCAGCGGATAGCGCTTCGTCCCGGCCGGGCGGACCAGGAAGGCCTCCAGCCCCTGCGGCCCTGCCTCCGCCATGGGGATGCGGAGATCCTCGGTATAGAACTCTGCGGCCCGCGCCGGCGCACCGGCCACGACGAGGCCGGCGATCAGCAGCAGCAGCTTGCGCAGGAGAATCATGGGACGATTCGGAAGACCTCGATGGCGTGGAGCATAGCACGGTCTCTTTACCCGAAGCTGCGAACGCGTTGCGCAGCGCGGTGAGCACCTCAGGATGACGGGACCGAGATTGCTATCCCAGGGAACGCCTGCCCCATCGCGGGTGTTGTGCCCTTGGCGGGGGCCCGGCCGATGATATGGTGTCGCGCGATCTCTGTACGACAGGATGAGGATATTTTCAGTGGCTGATGTTCATCCCGGGGCGGGCAAGCAGGCTTCGCCGGACGCGCTCACCAACATTCCGCGGCTGGTGACGGCCTATTTCGCCGGCAAGCCCGATGTCGCGGATCCCGCGCAGCGCGTTGCGTTCGGCACCTCCGGCCATCGCGGCACGTCCTTCAAGAACACCTTCAACGAAGGCCACATCCTCGCGACCACGCAGGCGATCTGCGACTACAGGCGGGAAAAGGGGCTGACCGGTCCGCTCTTCATCGGGATCGACACCCACGCGCTGGCCGAGCCGGCACTGGTCAGCGCCGTCGAGGTGTTCGCGGCCAACGGCGTCGACATCATGATCGACAAGGACGGCGGCTATACGCCGACGCCTGTCATCTCGCATGCGATCCTCACCTACAACAAAGGCCGCACGAGCGGCCTTGCCGACGGCGTCGTCATCACGCCCTCGCACAATCCCCCGGAGGACGGCGGCTACAAGTACAATCCGCCGCATGGCGGCCCGGCCGACACCGATGTGACCGGCGTCGTCGAGAAGCGCGCCAACGCCTATCTCGCCGACGGCCTCAAGGGCGTAAAGCGCATCGACTATGCCAAGGCGCTGAAATCGTCGAACGTCCATGCCCACGATTTCGTCGCGCCTTACGTCGCCGATCTCGGCAATGTCGTCGATCTCGACCTCGTCAAATCCGCCGGCATCAATATCGGCATTGACCCGCTCGGCGGCGCTGCCGTGCATTACTGGCATCCGATCATCGAGCGCTACGGCCTGAAGGCCACCGTGGTGAACGAGGCGATCGACCCGACCTTTCGTTTCATGACGGTGGACTGGGACGGCAAGATCCGCATGGACTGCTCATCGCCCTACGCGATGGCGAGCCTGATCGCGATGCGCGACCGCTTCGACGTCGCCTTCGCCAACGACACCGACGCCGACCGCCACGGCATCGTCACCCGCACCGGCGGCCTGATGAATCCGAACCATTATCTGGCGACCGCGATCTCCTACCTTTTTGCGCACCGTCCCAATTGGGGCAAGGACGCGGCGATCGGCAAGACCGTGGTGTCGAGCTCGATCATCGATCGCGTCGCGAAAAAACTCGGCCGCAAGCTGGTGGAGACGCCGGTCGGCTTCAAATGGTTCGTCGACGGTCTCCTCACCGGCGGCTTCGGTTTCGGCGGCGAGGAGAGTGCAGGGGCCTCGTTCCTCCGCCGCGACGGCGGGGTGTGGACCACCGACAAGGACGGTGTCATCCTCGGCTTGCTCGCCGCCGAGATCATGGCGAAGACCGGCCGCGATCCCAGCCAGCTGTTCAATGATCTCACCGCCGAGTTCGGCGTGCCGCATTACGCCCGCATCGACGTCGCCGCGACCGGGCCGCAGAAGAACATCTTGAAGTCAGTCACGCCCGAGCAGCTTGGCCTGAAGGACCTCGCCGGCGATCCCGTCCGTGCCACGCTGAGCAAGGCGCCCGGCAACGGCCAGCCGTTTGGCGGCATCAAGGTCGAGACCGACTACGGCTGGTTCGCCGCGCGGCCGTCCGGGACGGAGGATGTTTACAAGATCTACGCCGAAAGTTTCCGCAGCACCGAGCACCTGATGCGGATTCAGGAAGAGGCCAAGGCAGGCCTGGCCAAGGTGTTCGGGGCGTAAGACTCTGAGGGCAGGCCGCCTTCACGCTCCGCCTCATCGGGAAAGATTGAGCCCCCCGCTGTCGCCCGCGTAGGCGGGCAACACAGTACGCCGCGGCTTCTATGTGTATACATATCATCAGATAGAGGTACTATTGTAAGTATAAATTGGCCTTGAACCATTCCAATCCCGCGTTATTGTATACATAACGCATACATAAGCCGTGGGAGCGAGACCGATGACAAAGCCCTTCCCCATGAACGCCTGGTACGCCGCGGCCTGGGACGCGGACGTGAAACCTGCGCTGTTGCCGCGGACGATCTGCGGCAAGCATGTCGTGATGTACCGCAAGGCCGACGGCTCGGTGGCCGCGCTGGAGGACGCCTGCTGGCACCGCTTGGTGCCGCTGTCCAAGGGCCGGCTCGAAGGCGACACCGTCGTCTGCGGCTATCACGGTCTCAAGTACAATGCGCAGGGGCGCTGCACCTTCATGCCCTCGCAGGAGACCATCAACCCATCGGCCTGCGTGCGCGCCTATCCCGTGGTCGAGCGCCATCGCTATGTCTGGCTCTGGATGGGCGACCCCGCGCTCGCCGATCCCGCGCTCGTGCCCGACATGCACTGGAATCACGATCCGGACTGGGCCGGCGACGGCAAGACCATCCACGTCAAATGCGACTACCGCCTCGTGCTCGACAATCTCATGGATCTCACCCACGAGACCTTCGTACACGGCTCCTCCATCGGCAACGAAGCGGTCGCGGAAGCGCCGTTCGACGTCACCCATGGCGAGAAGACGGTGACGGTGACGCGCTGGATGCGGAACATCGAGCCGCCGCCGTTCTGGGCCAGGCAGCTCGGCAAGACTGGCCTCGTCGATCGCTGGCAGATCATCCGCTTCGAAGCCCCGTGCACCATCGCCATCGACGTCGGCGTGGCGCCGACGGGCACCGGCGCTCCGGAAGGCGACCGCTCGCAGGGCGTCAACGGCTTCGTGCTCAACACCATCACGCCCGAGACCGAGAAGACCTGCCATTATTTCTGGGCCTTCGTGCGCAACTACCAGCTCGGCGAGCAGCGCATCACCAGCGAGATCCGCGAGGGCGTCTCCGGCATCTTCCGCGAGGACGAGCTGATCCTCGAGGCGCAGCAGCGCGCCATGGACGAAAACCCGGACCGCATCTTCTACAACCTCAATATCGACGCCGGTGCGATGTGGTCGCGCAAGCTGATCGACAGGATGGTGGCGAAGGAAACCGCGCCGCAGCGCCTTCAGGCCGCGGAGTAGATCATGGCCGAACGTGAGGTCGACCGCTCCGTATCGCAGACCGTGAAGGCGCAGCTTGCGCTGCGCGACCAGATCCTGTCGGGCTCCTTGCGCCCGGGCGAGCGTATTTCCGAACTGCAGGCGGTGGAAACCACCGGCGCCTCGCGCACCCCGGTGCGCATGGCGCTGGTGCGGCTCGAGGAGGAGGGCCTGCTGGAGGCGATCCCCTCCGGAGGCTTCATGGTAAAGGCGTTCTCGGAGCGCGACATTTCCGATTCCATCGAGCTGCGCGGCACGCTCGAAGGGCTCGCTGCACGCTTCGCGGCCGAGCGCGGCGTCTCCGCGCGCGAGCTGGAGCCGCTGAAGGAGTGCCTGGCGGCGATCGACGAATTGCTGGGCCAGGTGCCGATCTCGATCGAGGCCTTCTCGTCCTATGTCACCCTGAACGCGCGCTTCCATGCCCTGCTCACGGAACTGTCGCGGAGCCCACCCATAGTCCGCCAGATCGACCGCGCCTCCGCGCTTCCGTTCGCCTCGCCAAGCGGCTTCGTGATGGCCCAATCGGCACTGCCCGAGGCGCAGCAGATCCTGATCATCGCCCAGGATCACCACCGCGTCGTGATCGATGCGATCGAGAACCGTGAAGGCGCGCGCGCCGAAGCCGTCATGCGCGAACACGCGCGGCTGGCGGTGCGCAACTTAAGGCTCGCCCTGCGCAACCGCACCCATCTCGATCTCTTGCCGGCGCTGGCGCTGATCAAGACCGCAACCGATTGAGGGCAGTCCCATGCGCTTCATCGAAACCTGGATTCCGGCGACGCTCGTCTCGACGCGCGATCTTGCCCCCGGCATTCGCGAA encodes the following:
- a CDS encoding aromatic ring-hydroxylating dioxygenase subunit alpha — its product is MTKPFPMNAWYAAAWDADVKPALLPRTICGKHVVMYRKADGSVAALEDACWHRLVPLSKGRLEGDTVVCGYHGLKYNAQGRCTFMPSQETINPSACVRAYPVVERHRYVWLWMGDPALADPALVPDMHWNHDPDWAGDGKTIHVKCDYRLVLDNLMDLTHETFVHGSSIGNEAVAEAPFDVTHGEKTVTVTRWMRNIEPPPFWARQLGKTGLVDRWQIIRFEAPCTIAIDVGVAPTGTGAPEGDRSQGVNGFVLNTITPETEKTCHYFWAFVRNYQLGEQRITSEIREGVSGIFREDELILEAQQRAMDENPDRIFYNLNIDAGAMWSRKLIDRMVAKETAPQRLQAAE
- a CDS encoding alpha/beta hydrolase family protein, which gives rise to MILLRKLLLLIAGLVVAGAPARAAEFYTEDLRIPMAEAGPQGLEAFLVRPAGTKRYPLALLSHGSPRSFDDRATMSAHKYYGIALEYARRGFAALIVMRRGYGTSPGGRVDSVGGCAKAAYLPAAAVAVADLRAAIDAMARRADVTTTGMIAAGHSAGGLATIALTAQAPAGLVAAINFAGGRGSRDDDDVCNPDGLVQAFAAFGKTSRVPTLWVYATNDSYFGPDLARRLHDGFRTAGGKAKFIAAPPFGDDGHYLYAVASRAQWTPYVDAFLRERSILSRDILSPPDPLPPPRQLNEAARTEFARYLASMLPHKAFAVSPNGGYGWRSGHITADDARRDSLAACMKWSRTCTLYAVDDRLAEPAPTDQSARAR
- the pgm gene encoding phosphoglucomutase (alpha-D-glucose-1,6-bisphosphate-dependent), with protein sequence MRIFSVADVHPGAGKQASPDALTNIPRLVTAYFAGKPDVADPAQRVAFGTSGHRGTSFKNTFNEGHILATTQAICDYRREKGLTGPLFIGIDTHALAEPALVSAVEVFAANGVDIMIDKDGGYTPTPVISHAILTYNKGRTSGLADGVVITPSHNPPEDGGYKYNPPHGGPADTDVTGVVEKRANAYLADGLKGVKRIDYAKALKSSNVHAHDFVAPYVADLGNVVDLDLVKSAGINIGIDPLGGAAVHYWHPIIERYGLKATVVNEAIDPTFRFMTVDWDGKIRMDCSSPYAMASLIAMRDRFDVAFANDTDADRHGIVTRTGGLMNPNHYLATAISYLFAHRPNWGKDAAIGKTVVSSSIIDRVAKKLGRKLVETPVGFKWFVDGLLTGGFGFGGEESAGASFLRRDGGVWTTDKDGVILGLLAAEIMAKTGRDPSQLFNDLTAEFGVPHYARIDVAATGPQKNILKSVTPEQLGLKDLAGDPVRATLSKAPGNGQPFGGIKVETDYGWFAARPSGTEDVYKIYAESFRSTEHLMRIQEEAKAGLAKVFGA
- a CDS encoding GntR family transcriptional regulator; this encodes MAEREVDRSVSQTVKAQLALRDQILSGSLRPGERISELQAVETTGASRTPVRMALVRLEEEGLLEAIPSGGFMVKAFSERDISDSIELRGTLEGLAARFAAERGVSARELEPLKECLAAIDELLGQVPISIEAFSSYVTLNARFHALLTELSRSPPIVRQIDRASALPFASPSGFVMAQSALPEAQQILIIAQDHHRVVIDAIENREGARAEAVMREHARLAVRNLRLALRNRTHLDLLPALALIKTATD
- a CDS encoding transglycosylase SLT domain-containing protein, coding for MLWDRACFHLGATWRHVAVVLLLSAPLCAHAGDGNTELGAGETPSSRAMIRKIIERETANTNLPADIAEAVVFVESGYNSAVIGSVGEIGLMQVRPETAAMLGFRGSDAELAEPDINIHYGVLYLSRAWRLAGGDICRALMKYRASHGEEAMTARSQVHCNRARNRLVAMNSTSVGTEVAAVPDPAPPRPIAVAAAAPAKPASRPKLSAQPKTVYARYRHGTAAASRAYWAAHEARVSQIKARIEARWKRVASR